Genomic segment of Gloeocapsa sp. PCC 7428:
ATTTCGTCAACCAATCTCACAAACTCCCACAAGCGAATTTGGATTGTCCTTAGCATTCGATCTCCGTCGCAGTCGCACGTTTTTAGACGGTAGGTCGTTTTCCTTTACCGAAGGTCCTGATAATGGAGAGTCTAGAGTGAGTGTAGTACGCTTTACGCAAGACTGGGTAGACCGTGGGACAACACGAGTCTTAGCCGCGCGATCGCAATTCAGTTTTGGCATCGATGCATTTGATGCAACAATTAATGATACTGGTACGGATGGCAGATTTTTTAGCTGGCTAGGACAATTTCAATGGGTGCAGCAATTATCACCTAGAATTGTTTTACTATCTCGAATTGATGCACAGTTGACACCAGACTCCTTACTATCACTAGAAAGATTCGGTCTTGGTGGAGTAGATACTGTCCGAGGCTATGGTCAAAATGAGATAGTTGCAGACAATGCAATTTTAGGTTCAGTAGAAGTTCGTTTTCCACTAACATCCGATCCGAATAGATTGCAAATTGCACCTTTTTTTGAACTCGGTACAGCTTGGAATAATCGCTTTCCCAATCCCGATCCTACAACACTTGCTGGTTTAGGGTTGGGCTTACGCTGGTTAGTTAGCCCAAGTCTAGCGCTGCGCCTTGATTATGGTATTCCTTTAATTGCAGTCCACAATCAAGGAAACTCCCTACAAGATAATGGTTTTTATTTCTCCTTACGATATCAACCTTTTTGATATCGTGCAATAACTTACTAATACGAGCTACAGTATTTTAAATAGTAGATAGTTAATCTTCATCTTCTAGATTCTACTTATACAGATGTGCTGTCTCTAGCAATCAGCCATGCTTGAAGTTCATCTAGCCACATCTCACGGTTGAGAATACCAAAATCAGAAGACAAGTCAATAGGTAAAGATAGGTTCTCGGCGAGAGGAATAAAAAATATTTTTTAATACTGAGATAAGTCTTTTAAAATCAAAGGTTATGCTAGGTTTTGTGAAGCGGTGAGTTTGTATTTTTGATGAGATTTTTCACAAAAAAAACAGCAATGTTTGCTATTTGAGTTAATAGTACAGAATGTTGCGATCGCATTAATAACGGATATCGCACCAAATTGAAATAAAATGAGAGTAATTTAACTTTAATTCGTTCTACATTACGCCGAGAGCGTGCTTGGTGGAAACAAAAAGTGCCATGTCCATAATTGAAGTGTTGATGCCAAAATGACCGCAATGATAATTTGTGTGCGTGGTAAACTTCAACTTCAGGAGCATAAAGCATTGAGGAGGTCACACTCCACTCAACCCAAGCAATCAGTGTTGCAGCAAGTGTAAATAGACCATATCCTTCAGGATCAAATTGCCACGTCAGAAAGCCCGCAGTTACGATCCCTGTGGGTAACAACGCTTCTGCTAAAAAAATATGTTGACTTTTTGCAGCAGAGTAATTCATGAGCAACACAAAAATATCGACGTCTAACAAAATTTATTCGCCAGACTTAAGACTGTTCCCAACTCACCTCCACTTGCGCCTGTGGTATGTGTTTAGTATAACCAAAACTAAACTATACTTTAGTTATGTAATTTCACCCTTCAGCTAGTTACAAACTTAACCATCAAGAATTCCTTTGCCCAAGTTTATCTCAGTATTTTAACGGTTAATTTATATAGCTATGTATTTTTAGTAATGTATTTCATTTAACAAGATGTGCCCAACTTAAAGTAAATAAATTCGCAGTTAAACACACCAAACTTACCGCCGTAATTCAGCGGCAAGCGATCGCCAAAAGCTTTAAACAGAAGTTGACGGTAGAATAACCATAGTAATTAGCTCAACGATTAAATCTTAGCGAGATACTCATATGACTCTAGCCGTTGGTACTGATGCTCCTAGCTTTACTGCCAAAGATACAAATGGCAACACTGTTTCACTATCTGACTTTGCTGGTAAAACAGTCGTTTTATACTTCTATCCTAAAGACGACACCCCTGGTTGTACGAAGCAAGCTTGCAGCTTTCGCGATGCTCGAACCGAGTATCAAAACAAAGATATTGTTGTTTTGGGTGTGAGTAAAGATGACGAAGCTTCGCACCAACAGTTTACACAGAAGTACAACTTGAATTTTCCGTTGCTGGCTGATACTGATGGCTCAATTATCAAAGCTTACGATGTCGATGGTGGCGGCTATGCTAAGCGCGTCACTTATGTGATCGATCCTAATGGCAAGATCGTTCATATAGATAGTGCTGTTAATACGACAACTCACGCTAGCGATGTTCTAGCAGCACTAGGACTTTAAAAAACAATTAGCCACAAAGCACGATATGTCTTTGTGGCTCTTTTGCAAGAAAACTATAAACTTTTGGATGCGTTACCAAGCTGCTGAATTTAATTATCCAAGCGGATTATCGGTGATGGAGCATTAGCGGGAGTAGCTTGCTGCTGGCTGGGTTGTTGCATTAATTGTCTTTGTCGCGCACGAAACGCCTCTGCTGCCGAATTGATATTCTGATTTTGCTCATTCGCGTATTCGTAAGGATCGCGCATGGTTCCCATTTGAGCGCGGTGAATGAGGTCAAACATACCAAAAGAGTCATTCGTATTCTGACTAGAAAACGGATCGTTGTTGCGTTCTCTTCTAAAAATCTCTTGGGGATCTGCACTATTCGTGACTTGAGCCAAGCTTGCACTAGGTAGAAGAAAAGTTGTTATCACTCCAGCGGCTGTACCTAAAAGGATT
This window contains:
- a CDS encoding peroxiredoxin, with product MTLAVGTDAPSFTAKDTNGNTVSLSDFAGKTVVLYFYPKDDTPGCTKQACSFRDARTEYQNKDIVVLGVSKDDEASHQQFTQKYNLNFPLLADTDGSIIKAYDVDGGGYAKRVTYVIDPNGKIVHIDSAVNTTTHASDVLAALGL